A window of Cyanobacterium sp. T60_A2020_053 genomic DNA:
GAGCGGTATCGGATAACCATAAACCACCAGTTACAGGATTTAAGCCACCTTTAAAGGTCAAGAAATCAGAGTAAACACCCCAATTTAATGTAAAGAATGGTGTTAAACCTTGAGCAAAACTGGGGTATAACTCAGCCATTTTACCTGCATCGAGTAGAAACTCATGGGGTAAGGGAATGTCTTGAGGAGCAACACCGGCATCGAGTAACTTATTGATAGGTAAAGATACATGGATTTGGTGTCCAGCCCAGCCCAAAGAGCCTAAGCCTAATAAACCAGCGAGGTGGTGGTTCATCATAGATTCCACGTTTTGGAACCATTCTAGTTTAGGAGCGGCTTTGTGGTAGTGAAACCAACCAGCAAAGAGCATTAAACCAGCCATAACTAAGCCACCAATAGCGGTTACATAGAGCTGATAGCTATTGGTAAAACCAGAGGCTCTCCATAATTGAAAAAAGCCGGATGTGATTTGAATACCGTGGAAACCACCGCCGACATCGGCGTTTAAAATATCTTGACCAACGATAGACCAAACTTGTTGGGCGCTGGGTTTAATGTTGATGGGATCAGACAACCACGCTTCATAATTGGAGAAACGGGCGCCGTGGAAGTACATTCCACTTAACCAAACAAATACAACTGCTAGGTGACCAAAGTGGGCACTGAAGATTTTGCGAGAAATATCTTCTAGGTCACTGGTCTGAGTATCGAAATCGTGTGCGTCGGCGTGAAGATTCCAAATCCAAGTGGTGGTTTTGGGTCCTCTAGCTAGAGTACGATCAAAGTGACCGGGTTTGCCCCACTTCTCGAAAGAGGTAGGTACTGGGTCTCTGTCAACGATTACTTTAGCTTTCGCCTCTTTTTGAGGGGTTACTGTCATGAGTGATTCTTCTCTCGACAAATACTTAAACTACTACATTGATCAAGATAATACTGGGTATTCGCACTCCTTGTGGGATTTGCTTAACAATATTTAAAATTTGCTTAACATTCTCTATGATTACTATTGATCTGAGTCTTGCTGTATTTTTTCTTAATAGACTGTTACAAAGCTAAAACTAAGGGTTACTATCTAAATTTCAAGGATCTAACCCCATCAAAACAAAAATTTTAAGTTAAGGAACGAGGATTAAATAAAATAGTAAGCTTGTTAACAAATAATTTGGAGTTAATATATTGAGAATAGGAGACAGTGAATGTTTTGAAGTAATTAAGAATGAAAGCAATCAAACCTTATACTCAAGAGATCGAAGAAAAAATCATCAGGTACTACAATAGTCTCTCAGAAAAAGAGCGAAGACGTTATGCGGCAATAGAAGCAGAGAAATTGATGAATATCTCCCCCAATGGAATTATGTAGTCAAAGCAGAATCTACATAACTTCACTAAACAATTGAATCCTCATTCCTTATCTATTGTCAATTATCCATTGTCCATTACCTTAATACCGTGAGTGCAGGTTTTTGCCACCCACATATCTAAATTGGGATTATTGATTTTTGTCGTTACGATATTTTTAATCCGTTGAGCTTCCGCTTCGTTGTCACAAAGGGCGAAAACTGTTGGACCTGAGCCTGACATCATGCTACCTAAGACATTTTCCCCTTGAAAACTTTTGATTAATTCTGCCACTTCGGGATATTCAGGCAAGACTACTTTTTGTAGGTCATTGTATAACAAAGAGCCAATTTCTTGACCATCTCTATGCACCAGCGCCCTCACCAACTGCCCAGAATGCACCGCCGAAGTGCGCTGATTAATAGCTTCTTTTTCATTAACGTATAGCTCCTCAAATTTTACACGGTAGGTAGAATAAGCCCATGGGGTGGAAACGCTAATATTACTATACTTTGCTAATACTACCCAAATATTATCAAGAGCGGGTAATGGCTCGATTTTTTCTCCTCTACCAGTGGCAAGGGCGCTACCTCCTGCAATACAAAAAGGCACATCAGAGCCTAATAAAGCGCCAATTTCCCTTAATTCTGGTTGGGTTAAGCCCAAATTCCATAATAGATTAATGCCCACTAATACCGCAGCGCCATCCGTTGAGCCTCCGGCTAATCCGGCAGCAACGGGAATATTTTTGGTGAGGTGAATATCCACACCGCCAAAATTTTCTGCCTGTTGAGGGAATTTTTGCGCCATCAGTTTGATGGCTTTATAAGCTAAATTGCTATTATCTAAGGGGACTTGGGGATTTTGACAAAAAAGTCGAATTTCCTCTTTACCATTGGCTCTGATGTCTACTACATCGCCTAAATTGATACTTTGCATCACCATGACTAACTCATGGTAGTTATCCGGGCGCTGACCAATAATTTCTAAATGAAGGTTAATTTTTGCTGGTGCAAATAGTGAATAAGATTGCATTTTTAATTGATAATTGACAATGGATAATTGATAATTGACAATGGAAAAAATGTAGAAGTAATTGTTTTCTAAATTCTAAATTCTAACTTTTCTTCCTCTGCTTCCCCTTCTCCCTT
This region includes:
- a CDS encoding 4-(cytidine 5'-diphospho)-2-C-methyl-D-erythritol kinase, with the translated sequence MQSYSLFAPAKINLHLEIIGQRPDNYHELVMVMQSINLGDVVDIRANGKEEIRLFCQNPQVPLDNSNLAYKAIKLMAQKFPQQAENFGGVDIHLTKNIPVAAGLAGGSTDGAAVLVGINLLWNLGLTQPELREIGALLGSDVPFCIAGGSALATGRGEKIEPLPALDNIWVVLAKYSNISVSTPWAYSTYRVKFEELYVNEKEAINQRTSAVHSGQLVRALVHRDGQEIGSLLYNDLQKVVLPEYPEVAELIKSFQGENVLGSMMSGSGPTVFALCDNEAEAQRIKNIVTTKINNPNLDMWVAKTCTHGIKVMDNG